The Acidobacteriota bacterium nucleotide sequence GATGATTCACTGCTTCTCCCTCATCCACGACGATCTGCCGGCCATGGACGACGACGACTTCCGCCGCGGAAAGCCCACCCTGCACCGCTGCTATGACGAGGCGGTGGCAATTCTGGCGGGGGACGCGCTGCTCAACCTGGCTTTGCAGGTGGTCTCCGAGACTCCCTGCCAGGACGCCCGGCAAGTCCGCCGCGTGCTGGAGGTGCTGGGACGCCTGTGCCGGGCTACCGGCAGCGTGGGAGGAATGATCGCCGGGCAAGTCGAAGACATGTCCAGCCAGGGACAGGAATTCGACGCCGACCGCCTGCATCTCATCCACAGCGCCAAGACGGGCGCGCTGATCACGGCCGCGGTGGAATGCTCGGCGCTGCTTTGCGGAGCCTCCCAAGAAGACCTGCGCCGCCTGGGAGCCTACGGCCGCCACATCGGACTGGCCTTTCAAGTCGTGGACGATATTCTCGACGTCGAAGGCTCCAGGCAGCAACTGGGAAAGTCGGCCGGCAAGGACCAAGCCGCCGCCAAGGCCACATTTCCGTCACTGTACGGCGTCGAGGAAAGCCGCCGCATGGCCGAGGAACTGGTGGAGAAGGCCGTGGCCGAGGTGTCTTTCCTGGGCGACCGCGCCAGGATGCTCTGCGAGCTGGCCCGCTTTATCTCCGTTCGGCGCTTTTGACGGAATCCTCGCCGGCAGGCTTGGCCGCCCTCCCGCAACGCCGCCTCCATCGCCGCAAGGATGCGCCTCCCACCAGGTTGTCTCCTCTCGCTCCCACGAGGCATGTCGCTCTCTGCAAGGTGGGTTGCCCCCCTCAGACCGGCCCGCAAGATCGAGGGACGGATTGACGGCTTGGGACGACTCAGCCGGCGGCGGAGTTGGTGTGTGGAGACGATTGTCGGCGGGTGGGAGGCGCATCCTTGCGGCGATTCCCACCGGAGTTTCAAGCGACCGCTCTGCTAATTCCTCTATGAACTGTCAGGCCAGGCACAAAACGGCGAGCCGTACCGCATCCTCCTGCCCATCGGCGCGGGGATGCGCCTCCCATGGGACTCGGCAAGTCCGTCTCAGTACTGGCTCTTCTTGACAGGGTTGCGGTTCATGTAGCTGCGCACAGCCACTTCGATCAGTTCGTTGACCTGGAACCCTTTGTGCAAGCTGTAGATCTTCATCTCGTTGATGAACTGGCGCTGGAAGGTGGTGGTGAAGTTCGATTTCTTGGCCGGTGATTCTTTAACCATTGTCGTGTGCATCATTGTAGACGCGAAGCTTCCGCTTGTCTTGTTCTAAGGCAAACCGCCTGACAAGTGTTGCGGGATTGTTGCTTCTCTTCTAGCGGCGCTTTTTGGCCTGACGCTGTTTTTCGATCTTGGCCCAGGTGTCGCGCAGGGCGACGGTGCGGTTGAAAACGGGCTTGGCTGCTTCCTGGCTGCACTGGTCGAGGCAAAAATACCCCAGCCGTTCGAACTGCACGGTTCGGCCCGGCTCGAGGTCTGCCAGCGCGGGTTCCAGCTTGGCTTGGGCCAAGCTCAGCGAGTCGGGGTTGAGGTCGTCCAGGAAGTCGCGTCCCCCGCTTCCCGGATGGGGGTCGTTGAAGAGGCGGTCATAGAGGCGCACCTCGGCATCCAGCGCGTGGCCCGCGGAGACCCAGTGCAGCGTCCCTTTCACCCGCCGTCCGTCGGGGGCTGAGCCGCCCCGAGTCTCCGGGTCGTAGGTGGCCCGCAGTTCCACTATCTCGCCCTCATCGTCTTTAATGACCTGGTTGCAGGTGATGAAGTAGGCGTAGCGCAGGCGCACTTCTCGTCCCGGCGCCAGGCGGAAGAACTTCTTGGGCGGATCTTCCATGAAGTCTCCCCGCTCGATGTAGATCTCGCGTGAGAAGGGCACCTGACGGGTTCCGGCGCTTTCGTCCTCGGGGTTGTTGATGGCCGTCAGGGTCTCTTCTTTGTCCTCGGAGTAGTTCTCGATCACCACCTTGAGGGGGTCGAGGACGCCCAGGTAGCGGTCGGCCCGCTTGTTGAGGTCGTCGCGGATGCTGTACTCGAGCTGGGCCACGTCGATGACGGCGTCGCGCTTGGCCACGCCGATGCGTTCGCAGAAATCGACGATGGCTTCAGGCGTGTAGCCGCGGCGCCGCAGTCCGCTCAGGGTGGGCATGCGCGGATCGTCCCAGCCGTCCACCTTGCCTTCTTTCACCAGTTGCAGCAGCTTGCGCTTGCTGAGAATCGTGTAGGTCAGGCTGAGGCGGGCGAACTCGATCTGCTGGGGACGCACCGGCGTGGGCAGTTCCACCTGGTCGAGGACCCAGTCGTAGAGGGCCCGGTTGTCTTCGAACTCAAGGGTGCAGAGAGAATGGGTGATGCCCTCCAGGGCGTCGGAAAGGCAGTGGGTGAAGTCGTACATGGGATAGATGCACCACTTGTCCCCGGTGCGGTGGTGGGCCATGTGGCGGATCCGGTAGATTACCGGATCGCGCATGTTGAGATTGGGCGAAGTCATGTCGATCTTGGCCCTCAGCACATGCTCTCCGTCCTTGTACTTGCCGTCCTTCATGTCCTGGAACAGCTCCAGGTTCTCTTCCACTGTGCGCCCGCGGTAAGGCGAGGGAGTGCCCGGTTCGGTCAGGGTGCCCCGGTTGCGGCGGATCTCCTCGGCGCTTTGGCTGTCTACGTAGGCCTTGCCCGCCCGGATCAGGTCGAGTGCGTAGTCGTAGAGGCGGTCGAAGTAGTCGGAGGCGTGATAGAGACGCTCTTGCCAGTCGTATCCCAGCCAGCGCACGTCGCCCTTGATGGAATCTTCGTACTCGACCTCTTCCTTGGCCGGATTGGTGTCGTCGAAGCGCAGGTTGCAGGTGCCGTCGTATTCCCGCGCCACCCCGAAGTTGAGGACGATCGACTTGGCGTGGCCGATGTGCAGGTAGCCGTTGGGCTCGGGAGGAAAGCGGGTGGCCACCCGTTTGTCGTTCTTGCCCGCCGCCAGGTCGTTCTCCACCCGGGCGCGGATGAAGTCCAGCGGTTTCTTGTCGTGATCAGCCTTGTTGTCGCTCATAAACAAAGCGTGATCTTAGCACAACGCCTCATGGCGCCTGGAATCCGCGCCGGTCGGCGGGCGGCGGCTCAGAGCTTCTCGACCTCGCTGCGCGAGAGCAGGAAGGTCAAGGCCGCCGTAGCCAGCAGGCCGGCGTTGATGGCCAGGGCCAGGGGAGGGGAGAGGCGCGAGGCCACCCACCCTGTAGCCAGGTCGCCCGCCGGCATCCCCCCTCGAAAGGAGAGCATGAAGACGCTCATCACGCGTCCCCGCATCTCGTCCTCGACGGCCAACTGGATGAGGGCGTTAATGGAGGCGATCAGGGTCAGCATGGCCATGCCGCCCAAGAAGAGCAGCACGTAGCTGAGAGGCAGCAGGCGGGAAAAGGCGAAGCCCACCAGGATGGCGGCGAAAACGAGCTGCAGGAAGAGAGTCACCAGGCCGCGCCGCTTCATTTCCGAGTAAGAGGCGTAGATCAGGGCCCCCGTGACCGAGCCGGCCGCCGAGACCGTCATCATGTAGGAGTAGGTGCGGGCGTCGCCGGCAAAGATGTCCTTCGCGAAGACCGGCAACTGGGTGAGAAGGGGCACGCCGCAGAAGGAAGTGATCACTCCCATCAGGCTGAGCTGCCACAGCGCCGCCTTGTCGAAGAGATAGCTGAGTCCGTGACGGATGTCGCCCATTACCGAGCGTCCGGTCTTGCGGGGAGTGAAAGAGACCCGGATGAGGTTGAGGCTGATGATGACGGCGATGAAGCTGAGCCCGTTAAAGGCGAAGCACAGGGTCGGCCCCACCCGGTCGAGCAGGATTCCGGCCAGCATGGGGCCCACCATGCGGGCCAGGTTGAACTGGGTGGAGTTGATGGCGATGGCGTTGGGCATGTCTTGGCGGTCGAC carries:
- a CDS encoding MFS transporter, whose product is MAQQPDAAGDKPSLVKRTFRAFSYRDFRLMWMGSFTSTTGTWTQQIAQGWLVYEMTEDPFYLGLVGFLGSLPFILFTLVGGAVADRVDRRKQLLASQYIQMSSAFTLTGLVYFDVIALWHFLVLVFVVGTAQAFGGPAYQALLPNLVDRQDMPNAIAINSTQFNLARMVGPMLAGILLDRVGPTLCFAFNGLSFIAVIISLNLIRVSFTPRKTGRSVMGDIRHGLSYLFDKAALWQLSLMGVITSFCGVPLLTQLPVFAKDIFAGDARTYSYMMTVSAAGSVTGALIYASYSEMKRRGLVTLFLQLVFAAILVGFAFSRLLPLSYVLLFLGGMAMLTLIASINALIQLAVEDEMRGRVMSVFMLSFRGGMPAGDLATGWVASRLSPPLALAINAGLLATAALTFLLSRSEVEKL
- a CDS encoding glutamine--tRNA ligase/YqeY domain fusion protein — protein: MSDNKADHDKKPLDFIRARVENDLAAGKNDKRVATRFPPEPNGYLHIGHAKSIVLNFGVAREYDGTCNLRFDDTNPAKEEVEYEDSIKGDVRWLGYDWQERLYHASDYFDRLYDYALDLIRAGKAYVDSQSAEEIRRNRGTLTEPGTPSPYRGRTVEENLELFQDMKDGKYKDGEHVLRAKIDMTSPNLNMRDPVIYRIRHMAHHRTGDKWCIYPMYDFTHCLSDALEGITHSLCTLEFEDNRALYDWVLDQVELPTPVRPQQIEFARLSLTYTILSKRKLLQLVKEGKVDGWDDPRMPTLSGLRRRGYTPEAIVDFCERIGVAKRDAVIDVAQLEYSIRDDLNKRADRYLGVLDPLKVVIENYSEDKEETLTAINNPEDESAGTRQVPFSREIYIERGDFMEDPPKKFFRLAPGREVRLRYAYFITCNQVIKDDEGEIVELRATYDPETRGGSAPDGRRVKGTLHWVSAGHALDAEVRLYDRLFNDPHPGSGGRDFLDDLNPDSLSLAQAKLEPALADLEPGRTVQFERLGYFCLDQCSQEAAKPVFNRTVALRDTWAKIEKQRQAKKRR
- a CDS encoding farnesyl diphosphate synthase; this encodes MSSSPSTEQGGRQSPSADFPAYMKAQAEIIDRRLDEFLPPPEQPPAVIHEAMRYAMFAGGKRLRPVLAVTVAEALQGPMHQVLPLACGLEMIHCFSLIHDDLPAMDDDDFRRGKPTLHRCYDEAVAILAGDALLNLALQVVSETPCQDARQVRRVLEVLGRLCRATGSVGGMIAGQVEDMSSQGQEFDADRLHLIHSAKTGALITAAVECSALLCGASQEDLRRLGAYGRHIGLAFQVVDDILDVEGSRQQLGKSAGKDQAAAKATFPSLYGVEESRRMAEELVEKAVAEVSFLGDRARMLCELARFISVRRF